One Arthrobacter sp. StoSoilB19 DNA window includes the following coding sequences:
- a CDS encoding IclR family transcriptional regulator, which produces MSTALSAETGGAGNQAPRASVKATSKVPAAENTLRILKLLASRRGPMAASQIASSLDLPRSSVYHLLGVMEANGFVLHLHEEQRYGLGISAFELSSAYSRQEPLSRLGRPLLASLVDAIGESAHLAVLHGRDVLYIVEERAKNRPSLVTDVGVRLPSHLTASGRAILAALPKSQVRALYPNAAAFTARHEVEGAIMKYSALSSHLDQVRQRGYATEHGEVTPGFGSIAAAVTDHLGWPTAAVAVTFLEDKLPADEWPVLAARVQKVADELSVRIHGRPVN; this is translated from the coding sequence ATGAGCACTGCACTAAGCGCCGAAACAGGGGGCGCCGGGAACCAGGCGCCCCGGGCATCCGTCAAGGCAACGTCAAAAGTTCCTGCCGCAGAAAACACCCTGCGCATCCTCAAGCTGTTGGCTTCGCGGCGTGGCCCCATGGCGGCGTCGCAGATCGCGTCCAGCCTGGACCTGCCCCGCTCCAGCGTCTACCACCTGCTGGGGGTGATGGAGGCCAATGGCTTCGTCCTCCATTTGCACGAGGAACAGCGCTACGGGCTGGGCATCAGCGCTTTCGAGCTCAGCTCCGCGTACTCGCGCCAGGAGCCGCTGTCCCGGTTGGGCCGCCCACTGCTTGCCTCGCTGGTGGACGCGATTGGCGAGAGCGCCCACCTCGCCGTCCTGCACGGCCGCGACGTCCTGTACATCGTGGAGGAGCGGGCCAAGAACCGCCCGTCCCTGGTCACCGACGTCGGTGTCAGGCTGCCCAGCCACCTCACTGCCAGCGGCCGGGCCATCCTTGCCGCCCTGCCCAAATCCCAGGTGCGCGCCCTGTACCCCAACGCTGCTGCCTTCACTGCGCGGCACGAGGTGGAGGGGGCCATCATGAAGTACTCCGCCCTGTCCTCGCACCTGGACCAGGTCCGCCAGCGGGGCTACGCCACCGAACACGGCGAGGTGACCCCTGGCTTCGGCTCCATTGCCGCCGCGGTCACCGACCATTTGGGGTGGCCTACCGCGGCCGTCGCGGTCACCTTCCTGGAGGACAAACTGCCTGCTGACGAGTGGCCGGTACTGGCGGCCCGGGTGCAGAAAGTAGCCGACGAACTCTCGGTCCGCATCCACGGCCGCCCGGTCAATTGA
- the hutU gene encoding urocanate hydratase yields the protein MAPADFTTGARPVKAARGTELTAKSWQTEAPLRMLMNNLDPEVAERPDDLVVYGGTGRAVRSWAAFDAITRTLETMEKDETLLVQSGKPVGVFRTNEWAPRVLLANSNLVGDWATWPEFRRLEAEGLMMYGQMTAGSWIYIGTQGILQGTFETFAAIARKLTGDENGTLAGTLTLTGGCGGMGGAQPLAVTLNEGACLIVDVDETRLRRRAGKRYLDEVETDLDAAIAKVLKAKEERRGWSVGYVGNAAEVFPEILRRHKAGELTVDIVTDQTSAHDPLSYLPEGISVDEWHREAEADPEGFTKKAQASMARHVQAMVEFQDAGAEVFDYGNSIRDEARKGGYARAFEFPGFVPAYIRPLFCEGLGPFRWVALSGDPEDIRVTDEAIKELFPENKHLHRWIDAAQERVEFEGLPARICWLGYGERAKAGLLFNQLVKDGRVKAPIVIGRDHLDSGSVASPYRETEAMADGSDAIADWPMLNALLNTASGATWVSLHHGGGVGIGRSIHAGQVSVADGTDLAAQKLERLLTNDPGMGVIRHADAGYERALDVARERGVRIPMNEGK from the coding sequence ATGGCACCCGCCGATTTCACCACCGGGGCCCGCCCGGTCAAAGCAGCCCGCGGCACCGAGCTCACCGCCAAGTCCTGGCAGACCGAAGCGCCGCTGCGCATGCTGATGAACAACCTGGATCCCGAGGTCGCCGAGCGCCCGGACGACCTGGTGGTCTACGGCGGCACTGGCCGCGCCGTCCGCTCCTGGGCAGCGTTCGATGCCATCACCCGCACCCTGGAGACCATGGAAAAGGACGAGACCCTGCTGGTCCAGTCCGGAAAGCCGGTGGGCGTCTTCCGTACCAACGAGTGGGCCCCGCGCGTGCTGCTGGCCAACTCCAACCTCGTCGGCGACTGGGCAACCTGGCCCGAATTCCGCCGGCTCGAGGCCGAGGGCCTCATGATGTACGGCCAGATGACGGCCGGTTCATGGATCTACATCGGCACCCAGGGCATCCTGCAGGGCACCTTCGAGACCTTTGCCGCGATCGCCCGCAAACTCACAGGGGACGAAAACGGCACGCTCGCCGGCACGCTGACCCTCACCGGCGGCTGCGGCGGCATGGGCGGCGCCCAGCCGCTCGCCGTCACCCTGAACGAGGGCGCCTGCCTGATTGTCGACGTCGACGAAACCCGCCTGCGCAGGCGGGCCGGCAAACGCTACCTGGACGAGGTGGAAACCGACCTCGACGCCGCCATCGCCAAGGTGCTCAAGGCCAAGGAGGAACGCCGCGGCTGGTCCGTGGGCTACGTGGGCAACGCCGCCGAAGTCTTCCCCGAGATCCTGCGCCGCCACAAGGCCGGCGAACTCACCGTGGACATCGTCACCGACCAGACCTCCGCCCACGATCCCCTGTCCTACCTGCCCGAAGGCATTTCCGTGGACGAGTGGCACCGCGAGGCAGAGGCTGATCCTGAAGGGTTCACCAAGAAGGCCCAGGCATCCATGGCCCGGCACGTCCAGGCCATGGTGGAATTCCAGGACGCCGGCGCCGAGGTGTTCGACTACGGCAACTCCATCCGCGACGAAGCCCGCAAGGGTGGTTACGCCCGGGCCTTCGAGTTCCCCGGCTTCGTCCCCGCCTACATCCGGCCCCTGTTCTGCGAAGGGCTTGGCCCGTTCCGCTGGGTCGCCCTGTCCGGTGACCCGGAAGACATCCGGGTGACGGACGAAGCCATCAAGGAGCTCTTCCCGGAGAACAAGCACCTGCACCGCTGGATTGACGCCGCCCAGGAACGGGTCGAGTTCGAGGGCCTGCCGGCGCGCATCTGCTGGCTCGGCTACGGTGAACGCGCCAAGGCCGGCCTGCTCTTCAACCAGCTCGTCAAGGACGGCAGGGTCAAGGCTCCCATCGTGATCGGCCGCGACCACCTGGATTCGGGCTCCGTCGCCTCCCCGTACCGCGAGACCGAGGCCATGGCGGACGGCTCCGATGCCATCGCCGACTGGCCAATGCTGAACGCCCTGCTCAACACTGCCTCCGGCGCCACCTGGGTGTCCCTGCACCACGGCGGCGGTGTGGGCATCGGCCGCTCCATCCACGCCGGCCAGGTTTCCGTCGCCGACGGCACCGACCTCGCAGCGCAGAAACTCGAGCGCCTCCTCACCAACGACCCCGGCATGGGCGTCATCCGCCACGCCGACGCCGGCTACGAACGCGCCCTCGACGTCGCCAGGGAACGCGGCGTCCGCATCCCCATGAATGAAGGCAAGTAG
- the hutH gene encoding histidine ammonia-lyase, which produces MTVTTHEPLTVTLGSVGVTPGDLLAVARHGAKVTIAPDALETVAKVRAHIDDLAASDVPAYGISTGFGALANRHIPNELRTQLQKSLIRSHAAGMGPAVEREVVRGIMFLRAKTLASGRTGVRPVVLQTMVDVLNAGITPVVREFGSLGCSGDLAPLSHCALVLMGEGEAEGPDGVTYGGRGERPVAELLAEHGIEPVTLAEKEGLALVNGTEGMLGMLLMAIADLRQLLSTADITAALSVEALLGTDQVFLPELHAALRPHPGQAASADNMLRVLSDSPIVASHRVGDSRVQDAYSLRCAPQVAGAVRDTVDHAELVATRELAAAIDNPVVLPDGRVSSNGNFHGAPVAYVLDYLAIAVADLSSIAERRTDRMLDPARSHGLPAFLAADPGVDSGLMIAQYTQAGLVSDNKRLAVPASVDSIPSSAMQEDHVSMGWHAARKLRKSVENLRRVLAIELVTSARALDIRSQLSGGVLTPGPAGTAVVAALRGVVEGPGTDRFLSPELEAADRLVASGDVLRAAESAVGPLA; this is translated from the coding sequence ATGACTGTTACGACACACGAACCGCTGACCGTCACCCTCGGGTCCGTCGGCGTCACGCCCGGGGATCTGCTCGCCGTCGCACGCCACGGCGCGAAGGTGACCATCGCGCCGGACGCCCTGGAAACCGTCGCCAAGGTGCGCGCCCACATCGATGACCTCGCCGCCAGCGACGTCCCCGCCTACGGCATCTCCACCGGGTTCGGTGCCCTGGCCAACCGCCACATCCCGAATGAACTGCGCACCCAGCTGCAGAAGTCCCTCATCCGGAGCCACGCTGCGGGCATGGGGCCGGCCGTGGAGCGGGAGGTGGTCCGCGGCATCATGTTCCTGCGCGCCAAGACCCTTGCCTCCGGCCGCACCGGCGTCCGCCCCGTGGTCCTGCAGACCATGGTGGACGTCCTCAACGCCGGCATCACCCCCGTGGTCCGCGAGTTCGGCTCGCTGGGCTGCTCCGGTGACCTGGCGCCACTGTCCCACTGCGCCCTGGTCCTGATGGGCGAAGGGGAAGCGGAAGGGCCCGACGGCGTGACTTACGGCGGGCGGGGAGAGCGGCCTGTCGCTGAGCTGCTGGCAGAACACGGCATCGAGCCCGTCACCCTCGCCGAAAAGGAGGGCCTGGCCCTGGTCAACGGCACCGAGGGCATGCTGGGCATGCTCCTGATGGCCATCGCCGATCTTCGCCAACTGCTGTCGACGGCGGACATCACCGCCGCCCTGAGCGTCGAGGCGCTGCTGGGCACCGACCAGGTATTCCTGCCCGAACTGCACGCTGCGCTGCGGCCCCACCCGGGCCAGGCGGCAAGCGCGGACAACATGCTCCGCGTGCTGTCGGACTCTCCCATCGTGGCGTCGCACCGGGTGGGGGACTCCCGGGTGCAGGACGCCTACTCGCTGCGCTGCGCCCCCCAGGTTGCCGGTGCCGTCCGGGACACCGTTGACCACGCCGAATTGGTGGCCACCCGGGAGCTGGCGGCAGCCATCGACAACCCCGTGGTCCTTCCCGACGGGCGTGTGAGCTCCAACGGCAACTTCCACGGCGCGCCCGTGGCATACGTCCTGGACTACCTGGCCATCGCCGTCGCCGACCTCAGCTCCATCGCTGAACGCCGGACCGACCGCATGCTGGATCCTGCCCGGTCGCATGGCCTGCCCGCTTTCCTCGCCGCTGACCCCGGCGTGGACTCCGGGCTGATGATCGCCCAGTACACCCAGGCCGGCCTGGTTTCGGACAACAAGCGGCTTGCCGTTCCGGCCTCCGTGGACTCGATTCCGAGCTCCGCCATGCAGGAGGACCATGTCTCCATGGGCTGGCATGCGGCACGCAAGCTGCGCAAGTCGGTGGAAAACCTCCGCCGCGTCCTGGCCATCGAACTGGTGACCTCGGCGCGGGCGCTGGACATCCGCTCGCAGCTCTCGGGCGGGGTCCTGACGCCGGGGCCCGCGGGTACCGCTGTCGTGGCCGCGCTCCGCGGGGTGGTGGAGGGGCCGGGGACGGACCGGTTCCTGTCGCCGGAACTGGAAGCGGCTGACCGCCTGGTCGCCTCAGGTGACGTGCTCCGGGCAGCCGAATCCGCCGTCGGGCCGCTCGCCTGA
- a CDS encoding fumarylacetoacetate hydrolase family protein produces the protein MKIMRLGESGSEQPAVLVSPADGIDRYFSLLPLAADVDGEFLAGGGLDRVRDALEAGELPVLAGAAALRVGSPVARPGSVVGIGMNYAAHAAESGAEPPTVPVVFLKPSNTVTGPCDPAPLPPHSTQYDWEVELGIVIGSEASYLGSVDEASKCIAGYVTANDFSEREYQLPGAAGQWTKGKSLPGSTPLGPWLVPAGEIDGGNLRLRSWVNGEPRQDSSSSELIFDAPSLVHHCSQYMRLEPGDVILTGTPQGVALSGRFPYLQPGDVVEVEVDGLGRQRQELFRARAAVRA, from the coding sequence ATGAAGATCATGCGCCTGGGCGAAAGCGGCAGCGAGCAGCCTGCGGTCCTGGTTTCCCCGGCGGACGGCATCGACCGGTATTTCAGCCTGTTGCCCCTTGCCGCCGACGTGGACGGGGAGTTCCTTGCCGGGGGCGGACTGGACAGGGTGCGGGATGCACTGGAGGCCGGGGAACTGCCGGTTTTGGCGGGCGCCGCTGCGCTTCGGGTTGGTTCCCCCGTGGCCCGGCCCGGTTCGGTGGTGGGCATCGGGATGAACTACGCCGCCCATGCCGCCGAATCGGGTGCCGAACCGCCAACGGTTCCCGTCGTCTTCCTCAAGCCCAGCAACACCGTCACCGGCCCCTGCGACCCCGCCCCGCTTCCGCCGCACTCCACCCAATATGACTGGGAAGTGGAACTGGGCATCGTGATCGGCAGCGAAGCCAGCTACCTCGGGTCCGTCGACGAGGCGTCCAAGTGCATTGCCGGCTATGTGACCGCCAACGACTTCTCCGAGCGGGAATACCAGTTGCCGGGAGCGGCGGGGCAATGGACCAAGGGGAAATCCCTTCCCGGGTCCACGCCCCTGGGCCCCTGGCTGGTTCCGGCGGGGGAGATCGACGGCGGCAACCTGCGGCTGCGCAGCTGGGTGAATGGTGAGCCGCGCCAGGATTCGTCGTCATCGGAGCTCATCTTTGATGCGCCCTCACTGGTCCACCACTGCAGCCAGTACATGCGGCTTGAACCGGGTGACGTGATCCTGACCGGGACGCCGCAGGGTGTGGCCCTCAGCGGCCGTTTCCCCTACCTCCAGCCGGGCGACGTGGTGGAGGTAGAGGTGGACGGCCTGGGCCGCCAGCGTCAGGAGTTGTTCCGGGCACGGGCGGCCGTCAGAGCCTAG
- a CDS encoding universal stress protein — translation MTVVVGYVPTPEGEAALTQAITEARKSNSTLVLINSSKGEAPVDNRFAQDGDIQDIEKRLAGQGIEYLIKRPVRGHDAAAEVLDAAEEHNAELIVIGLRRRTPVGKLIMGSTSQRILLEADCPVLAVKAGQ, via the coding sequence ATGACCGTCGTTGTGGGATACGTCCCCACCCCCGAGGGCGAAGCCGCCCTCACCCAGGCCATCACCGAGGCCAGGAAGAGCAACAGCACCCTGGTGCTGATCAACTCCTCAAAGGGCGAAGCACCGGTGGACAACCGCTTTGCGCAGGACGGCGACATCCAGGACATCGAGAAGCGGCTGGCCGGCCAGGGCATCGAGTACCTGATCAAGCGGCCCGTCCGCGGCCATGATGCCGCGGCCGAGGTGCTGGACGCCGCGGAGGAGCACAACGCCGAACTGATCGTGATCGGCCTGCGCCGCCGCACCCCGGTGGGCAAGCTGATCATGGGCAGCACGTCCCAGCGCATCCTGCTGGAGGCGGACTGCCCGGTCCTGGCGGTAAAAGCGGGCCAGTAA
- a CDS encoding tripartite tricarboxylate transporter permease — MDVWSSLMDGFATALTPMNFLYAVIGVVLGTAVGVLPGLGPAMTVALLLPVTYALEPTSAFIMFAGIYYGGMYGGSTTSILLNTPGESSSVVTAIEGNKMAKAGRAAQALATAAIGSFVAGTIGTALLAVCAPIVVKFAVSLGAPSYFAIMVLALLAVTAVLGSSRLRGFASLGLGLAIGLVGMDSVTGQRRLTFGQPLLADGLDIVVVAVAIFAVGEALWVAAHLRRTPLHAIPVGQPWMGKSDWKRSWKPWLRGTAFGFPFGALPAGGAEIPTFLSYVTEKRLSKHPEEFGKGAIEGVAGPEAANNAAAAGTLTPMLALGLPTNATAAVMLAAFTSYGIQPGPQLFESQGPLVWALIASLFIGNLLLLLINLPLAPMWAKLLQLPRPYLYAGILFFATLGAYSVNLQAFDLVILLVLGALGFMMRRFGLPVLPLILGVILGPRIEGQLRKTLQLSAGDPAGLFSEPIAVGIYVIIGLILLWPFAYKLYRRSRPDRRPLVPANSGAADYSD; from the coding sequence ATGGACGTCTGGTCCTCCCTGATGGACGGCTTCGCCACCGCCCTGACCCCCATGAATTTCCTGTACGCCGTCATCGGCGTCGTCCTGGGCACCGCCGTCGGTGTCCTCCCCGGCCTGGGCCCGGCCATGACCGTTGCCCTGCTGCTCCCCGTCACCTATGCCCTGGAACCCACCAGCGCCTTCATCATGTTCGCCGGCATCTACTACGGCGGCATGTACGGCGGTTCCACCACCTCGATCCTCCTCAACACTCCCGGCGAATCGTCCTCCGTGGTCACCGCCATCGAGGGCAACAAGATGGCCAAGGCGGGCAGGGCGGCGCAGGCGCTTGCGACGGCGGCCATCGGCTCGTTCGTCGCCGGCACCATCGGCACGGCGCTGCTGGCCGTCTGCGCGCCGATCGTGGTGAAGTTCGCAGTGAGCCTTGGTGCACCCAGCTACTTCGCCATCATGGTCTTGGCGCTGTTGGCGGTCACGGCCGTACTCGGTTCGTCGCGCTTGCGCGGCTTTGCTTCCCTGGGCCTGGGCCTGGCCATTGGTCTTGTGGGCATGGACTCCGTGACCGGCCAGCGCCGCCTCACCTTCGGCCAGCCGCTCCTGGCGGACGGCCTGGACATCGTGGTGGTGGCCGTGGCCATCTTCGCCGTGGGAGAGGCCCTCTGGGTGGCCGCGCACCTGCGCCGTACCCCCCTGCATGCCATTCCCGTGGGCCAGCCCTGGATGGGCAAGTCCGACTGGAAGCGCTCCTGGAAGCCCTGGCTGCGGGGGACCGCCTTTGGCTTCCCGTTCGGCGCACTGCCGGCAGGCGGCGCCGAGATCCCAACCTTCCTCTCCTATGTCACGGAAAAGCGCCTCAGCAAACACCCCGAAGAGTTCGGCAAGGGTGCCATCGAGGGCGTTGCCGGTCCGGAAGCAGCCAACAACGCGGCGGCCGCCGGCACCCTGACCCCCATGCTGGCACTGGGCCTGCCCACCAACGCCACCGCCGCCGTCATGCTCGCGGCCTTCACCAGCTACGGCATCCAGCCGGGCCCGCAGCTTTTCGAAAGCCAAGGGCCCCTTGTGTGGGCGCTGATCGCCAGCCTCTTCATTGGCAACCTGCTGCTCCTGCTGATTAACCTCCCGCTGGCACCGATGTGGGCGAAACTCCTGCAGCTGCCCCGCCCCTACCTGTATGCCGGCATCCTGTTCTTCGCCACGCTGGGAGCCTACTCGGTGAACCTGCAGGCGTTCGACCTGGTGATCCTGCTGGTCCTGGGCGCACTGGGCTTCATGATGCGGCGCTTCGGGCTTCCCGTCCTGCCGCTGATCCTCGGCGTGATCCTGGGTCCGCGGATCGAAGGGCAGCTCCGCAAGACCCTGCAGCTGAGCGCGGGTGACCCGGCAGGGCTCTTCAGCGAGCCGATCGCCGTCGGGATCTATGTCATCATTGGCCTCATCCTGCTCTGGCCCTTTGCCTACAAGCTGTACCGGCGCAGCCGTCCGGACCGCAGGCCGCTGGTTCCCGCCAATTCGGGCGCAGCTGACTACAGCGACTGA
- a CDS encoding tripartite tricarboxylate transporter TctB family protein, whose amino-acid sequence MTSLTTGLKGRSELGVALLLGAAGVLVFLDANGLVTPYSKSDPVGPKTVPFIVAGMLVVCAVLLAVNVLRDGKGEAEGGEDVDLTHPADWKTVLPLAGAFILNILLIDWAGWVISGTVLFWGSVLALGSRRYVRDGAISVALSLLTFYGFYLGLGIALPAGLLEGIL is encoded by the coding sequence GTGACCTCCCTGACCACAGGCCTCAAAGGCCGCTCCGAGCTGGGAGTTGCACTCCTGCTCGGGGCGGCCGGCGTCCTGGTCTTCCTGGATGCCAACGGCCTGGTAACCCCGTATTCGAAGTCCGACCCGGTGGGTCCCAAAACCGTTCCGTTCATCGTGGCCGGAATGCTGGTGGTCTGCGCCGTGCTGCTGGCCGTCAACGTCCTGCGCGACGGCAAGGGCGAGGCTGAGGGCGGCGAGGACGTCGACCTCACGCACCCCGCCGACTGGAAGACCGTCCTGCCGCTGGCCGGCGCCTTCATCCTGAACATCCTGCTGATCGACTGGGCCGGCTGGGTGATCTCCGGAACCGTCCTGTTCTGGGGCAGCGTCCTGGCCCTCGGCAGCCGCCGCTACGTCCGGGACGGCGCGATCTCCGTGGCCCTGTCCCTGTTGACCTTCTACGGCTTCTACCTCGGCCTGGGCATCGCGCTGCCGGCCGGCCTCCTGGAAGGAATCCTCTAA
- a CDS encoding tripartite tricarboxylate transporter substrate-binding protein, translated as MRQIRALRIAAVAAGIALMATGCGATSKSSTGSESSGAAAGPITGLQIMVPNTPGGGYDTTARAAAKVLDDEKISTNTEVFNLAGAGGTVGLARVVNEKGNGDLAMLMGLGVVGASYTNKSESKLTDTTPLARLIEEPGAIMVSKDSPYKTIDDLVKAWKADPGSIAVGGGSSPGGPDHLLPMQLAGAVGIDATKVNYVAYDGGGDLLPAILGNKLGFAASGAGEYLKQIESGEVRVLATSGEKRLDGVDAPTLKESNIDLVFTNWRGVVAPPGISDKDKASLIAALEKMHGTAGWKEALKTHSWTDAFITGDQFKTFLTEQDKRVADVLTKLGLA; from the coding sequence ATGCGCCAGATCCGCGCATTGCGAATTGCCGCCGTTGCCGCCGGCATCGCCCTGATGGCCACCGGTTGCGGTGCCACCAGCAAGAGCTCCACCGGTTCGGAAAGCTCCGGCGCCGCCGCCGGACCCATCACCGGCCTGCAGATCATGGTCCCCAACACCCCCGGCGGCGGTTACGACACCACCGCCCGCGCCGCCGCGAAGGTCCTCGACGACGAGAAGATCTCCACCAACACCGAGGTCTTCAACCTCGCAGGGGCCGGCGGCACGGTGGGCCTGGCCCGCGTGGTCAACGAGAAGGGCAACGGCGATCTTGCCATGCTCATGGGCCTGGGCGTTGTCGGCGCCAGCTACACCAACAAGTCCGAGTCCAAGCTGACCGACACCACCCCGCTGGCCCGGCTGATCGAAGAGCCCGGCGCCATCATGGTCAGCAAGGACTCCCCGTACAAGACCATCGATGACCTGGTGAAGGCCTGGAAAGCCGATCCCGGTTCCATCGCCGTGGGCGGCGGCTCCTCCCCCGGCGGCCCGGACCACCTGCTGCCCATGCAGCTGGCCGGGGCCGTGGGCATCGACGCCACCAAGGTCAACTACGTTGCCTACGACGGCGGCGGCGACCTCCTGCCCGCAATCCTGGGCAACAAGCTGGGCTTCGCCGCTTCCGGCGCCGGCGAGTACCTGAAGCAGATCGAATCCGGCGAGGTCCGGGTCCTGGCCACCAGCGGCGAGAAGCGCCTGGACGGCGTGGACGCACCCACGCTCAAGGAATCCAACATCGACCTGGTGTTCACCAACTGGCGCGGCGTCGTGGCCCCTCCGGGAATCAGCGACAAGGACAAGGCATCCCTGATCGCAGCCCTGGAAAAGATGCACGGCACGGCCGGCTGGAAGGAAGCGCTGAAGACCCACAGCTGGACCGATGCCTTCATCACCGGTGACCAGTTCAAGACCTTCCTCACCGAGCAGGACAAGCGGGTGGCGGACGTCCTCACCAAGCTTGGGTTGGCGTGA
- a CDS encoding sensor histidine kinase, producing MSLAGQYLLLQLLIVLAVLVGVVAISLAQSAAAFERIEGRRALSAAEALGGNPVVRELLPDAEPRGGAVLPSVAESVRIVSGSSRVALAKLDRTVVASSDPSLLGEPLELGASRVMEGRAWTGVVGGTPAPLLSAHVPVLDDTGRMIGIASISRNYPTVLERLGDAVPNLLTYLGVASVLGIAGSLLLSRRVKRQTLGMEPSEITSLVENREAMLHGLKEGVVALDLHDRITVANHSARALLGLPPDCVGKRVAGLAVEPALKEVLTRDQPGPDQLVLVGDRLVVMNRVPIQSRGRVIGSVTTLRDRTELSELEQELGTTRTATDTLRAQAHEFANQLHVISGLIQIGEYDSVVQFVNGATVDRTRLNDEVTGRIKDPALAALLIAKSSLATERGVALQLHPDSVLDPVDDELSRDLTTVVGNLVDNAFDAVTGLPQGAVTVRVEGKAGKGVVVTVRDNGPGVPGSSTDHIFRQGFTTKEPGPAGSRGFGLALSRVVCRRSGGNLAVANDNGAVFTAVLKRGSTQP from the coding sequence ATGTCCCTCGCGGGGCAGTACCTTCTGCTGCAGTTGCTCATTGTCCTGGCCGTCCTGGTGGGCGTGGTGGCCATCTCCCTGGCCCAGTCCGCGGCCGCCTTCGAACGGATCGAAGGCAGGCGTGCCCTGTCGGCCGCGGAAGCCCTGGGCGGCAACCCCGTGGTGCGCGAACTCCTCCCGGACGCCGAACCGCGCGGCGGGGCCGTCCTGCCGTCGGTGGCGGAATCCGTCCGGATCGTCTCGGGCTCCTCCCGGGTCGCGCTCGCGAAACTGGACCGCACCGTGGTGGCGTCCTCGGACCCCAGCCTGCTGGGCGAGCCGCTGGAGCTCGGCGCCAGCCGGGTGATGGAAGGCAGGGCCTGGACCGGAGTGGTGGGCGGCACGCCGGCCCCGCTCCTCTCCGCCCACGTCCCGGTCCTGGACGATACCGGCCGCATGATCGGGATCGCCTCCATCAGCCGCAACTATCCCACCGTGCTCGAGCGGCTGGGCGACGCCGTCCCCAACCTCCTCACGTACCTGGGCGTCGCCAGCGTCCTGGGCATTGCCGGCTCCTTGCTGCTCTCGCGGCGGGTCAAACGGCAGACTCTCGGCATGGAACCCAGCGAAATCACCAGCCTGGTGGAGAACCGCGAAGCCATGCTGCACGGCCTCAAGGAGGGTGTGGTTGCGCTGGACCTGCACGATCGGATCACGGTGGCCAACCACAGCGCCCGCGCCCTGCTCGGACTCCCGCCCGACTGCGTGGGCAAACGCGTGGCGGGCCTCGCCGTCGAACCCGCCCTCAAGGAAGTCCTCACCCGGGACCAGCCCGGGCCGGACCAGCTGGTGCTGGTGGGGGACCGGCTGGTGGTGATGAACCGGGTGCCCATCCAGTCCCGCGGCCGGGTCATCGGCTCGGTCACAACCCTTCGCGACCGCACGGAACTCTCCGAACTGGAGCAGGAACTCGGCACCACCCGCACTGCCACGGACACCCTGCGGGCCCAGGCGCACGAGTTCGCCAACCAGCTGCACGTCATTTCCGGCCTGATCCAGATCGGCGAGTACGACTCCGTGGTCCAGTTCGTCAACGGTGCCACCGTGGACCGGACCCGGCTCAATGACGAAGTGACCGGCCGGATCAAGGATCCCGCGCTCGCTGCCCTGCTGATCGCCAAGTCCAGCCTCGCCACCGAACGGGGCGTGGCCCTGCAGCTGCACCCCGACTCCGTGCTGGACCCCGTTGATGACGAGTTGTCCCGGGACCTCACCACCGTGGTGGGGAACCTGGTGGACAACGCGTTCGACGCCGTCACCGGGCTTCCGCAGGGAGCCGTCACGGTGCGGGTGGAGGGCAAGGCAGGGAAAGGCGTCGTGGTGACGGTGCGGGACAATGGTCCCGGCGTTCCCGGCAGCTCCACGGACCACATCTTCCGCCAGGGCTTCACTACCAAGGAACCGGGCCCGGCCGGCAGCCGCGGTTTCGGGCTGGCGCTGTCCCGGGTGGTGTGCCGCCGCAGTGGCGGGAACCTGGCGGTGGCCAACGATAATGGGGCTGTCTTTACCGCCGTGCTGAAACGAGGGAGTACCCAGCCATGA
- a CDS encoding response regulator has protein sequence MIKVLIVDDDFMVAKVHAGFIQRTPGFAVVGAAHTGAQAVAETERLQPDLVLLDIHLPDINGLDLMQRLRAVAPELDVLVISAAREVETVRKALRGGIVHYLIKPFSQTDLQERLEHYRSAYQGLDASKDVAEQSDVNRVFGLDRAERPLPKGCSIETLRLVEAALNAAAGDVSAAEVAQELGTSRVSARRYLEYLHDEGTLEVRLKYGVGRPERRYVLKGA, from the coding sequence ATGATCAAGGTCCTGATCGTCGATGACGACTTCATGGTGGCCAAGGTGCATGCCGGCTTCATCCAGCGCACGCCGGGCTTCGCCGTGGTGGGTGCGGCACACACCGGGGCCCAGGCCGTGGCGGAAACCGAACGGCTCCAGCCGGACCTGGTGCTGCTGGACATCCACCTTCCGGACATCAACGGCCTTGACCTGATGCAGCGCCTGCGAGCGGTGGCACCGGAGCTGGACGTGCTGGTCATCAGTGCCGCACGGGAGGTGGAGACCGTGCGGAAGGCGCTCCGGGGCGGCATTGTCCATTACCTGATCAAGCCTTTTTCGCAGACGGACCTGCAGGAGCGGCTGGAGCACTACCGCAGTGCCTACCAAGGCCTTGACGCGTCCAAGGACGTGGCCGAGCAGTCGGACGTCAACCGGGTGTTCGGCCTGGACCGCGCCGAACGTCCGCTCCCCAAGGGCTGCAGCATCGAGACCCTGAGGCTGGTGGAGGCGGCACTGAACGCTGCCGCCGGTGACGTGTCAGCCGCAGAAGTGGCCCAGGAACTGGGCACTTCCCGCGTCAGCGCCCGCCGCTACCTGGAATACCTGCACGACGAAGGCACCCTGGAGGTGCGGCTCAAGTACGGCGTGGGACGGCCGGAGCGCCGGTACGTCCTGAAGGGAGCCTGA